The DNA region ACCCGGCGGTGGCGAACTCGTGGATGTGGCCGGCCGTGTCGGAGGGACCCTCGTCGTACTCACCGAAGGCGTTCGGCAGCCCGGCGTTCGGGTAGCAGGAGACGAACGCGTCCGCCACCCGGGCGAGCTCGGCGATGTAGGGGCGCATCTCCTGGGCGCCGAGCGCGCAGTTGAGCCCGACGAGGAGCGGCTCGGCGTGGCGTACGGAATCCCAGAACGCCTCGGTGACCTGCCCGGACAGCGTGCGACCGCTGGCGTCGGTGATCGTCCCGGAGATGACGACCGGCCAGCGGCGTCCGTACTCCTCGAAGACCTGCTGCACGCCGAAGATCGCGGCCTTGGCGTTGAGGGTGTCGAAGATGGTCTCGATGAAGATCAGGTCCGAGCCGCCCTCGAGGAGCGCGCGGGTCGCCTCGGCGTAGGCGTCGCGGAGCTGCTCGTAGGTGACGTTACGGGCGCCGGGGTCGTTCACGTCCGGGCTGATCGAGGCCGTACGCGACGTGGGGCCGAGCGCGCCGGCGACGTAGCGCGGCTTGTCGGGGGTGGAGTAGGCGTCCGCGGCGGCACGGGCCAGGCGGGCCGCCTCGTAGTTGATCTCGTAGGCGAGGTCGACCATGTCGTAGTCGATCAGCGAGACCGCGTTGGCGTTGAACGTGTTGGTCTCGATGATGTCGGCGCCGGCCTCGAGGTATTCGCGGTGGATCCCCTCGATGATCTGCGGCTGGGTCAGGTTGAGCAGGTCGTTGTTGCCGATCAGGTCGACGTGCCAGTCCTTGAACCGCTCGCCCCGGTAGCCGGCCTCGTCGGGGCGGTCACGTTGGATCGCAGTGCCCATCGCACCGTCGAGCACCATGATCCGCTCCTTCAGGGTGGCGGTCAGGGTCTCGGTGACATCAGGGCGCAGACTCACTCTTGTTTCCTCTCCCGGGCGGGCACGGTGGTGTGCACGGCTTTGCCTGAAACACGCTACGGCGTAGGTGTGCGGGCGATGCCATTTCATTCCGAATCCTGACACTGGCAGTCCACCAGGTGGGAATTCATAAGGTGTACGCAGGATGAACGACACCGTCTCTCTGGTCCCGGTGACTAGGGTGGAGGTGTGATCGAGATCGAAGAGACCCGCGACCTGGTCGATCCTGTGGTGATCGCCGCGTTCGAGGGATGGAACGACGCGGCCGATGCCGCCTCCGGCACGGTTGACCATCTGATGGACGTCTGGCACGCGCGCGTCGTGGCCGAGATCGATCCCGAGGACTTCTACGACTACCAGGTGAACCGGCCGGTGACCGGGACCGACGAGAACGGATTCCGCACGATCACCTGGCCCACCACCCAGGTCGCCGTGTGCTCCCCGCCCGACCTGGACCGCGACATCATCCTGGTGCGCGGCATCGAGCCCAACATGCGCTGGAAGCAGTTCGTGAGCGAGATCCTGGAGTGCGTCGACGACCTCGGCGGCCAGCTCGTGGTGACCCTGGGGGCGCTGCTCGCCGACGCGCCGCACACCCGTCCCATCCCGGTCTCCGGCACCGCCACCGAGCCCGACCTCGTCGACCGGCTCAAGCTCGACTCGCCGTCCTACGAGGGGCCGACCGGCATCGTCGGCGTGATTCAGGAGGCCTGCGTCCAGAGCGACATCCCCGCGGTCTCCTACTGGGCCGCGGTCCCCCACTACGTCGCCGCCCCACCGTGCCCCAAGGCCACCCTCGCGATCATCAACAAGCTCGAGGACCTGCTGCAGTGCTCCATCCCCCTCGGCGACCTCCCCGAGGACTCCCGAGCCTGGGAGCGCGGCGTCAACGACCTCGCCGAGGAGGACGAGGACGTCTCCGACTACGTACGCTCCCTGGAGGAGGCCCGCGACACCGCCGACCTCCCCGAGGCCTCCGGCGACGCGATCGCCCGGGAGTTCGAGCGCTACCTCAAGCGGCGCTCAGACGACTCCTGACCGCCGAAGCGTCGCCTACGTCGGCCGAGACGTCACGACCGTGACGTCTCGGCCGACGTATCTGACGTCTCGGCTCAGAGCTTGATGCCCAGGGCCGCGTCGACGAGCTTGGCGATGGTCTCGCCGGCGAGCGCGTCGGAGGTCTCCGCGAGACCACCCTCGCCGAGGGTCGCGGCGACCCAGGCGTCGACGGCCTGGACGGCACGCGGGGCGTCGAGGTCGTCGGCGAGGGCGCCCAGGACGGTCTCGACGACCGGCGCCGCGGGGGCGCCGCGGCCGAGGGCGACGGCCTTGCGCCACTCGGCGATCTGGTCGACGGCGTCGAAGAGCTTGGCGTCGGTCCACTCCCAGTCGTCGCGGTAGTGGTGGCCCAGGAGCACCAGCCTGATCGCCATCGGGTCGATCTCGGAGTTGCGCAGGGCGGAGACGAAGACGAGGTTGCCGCGCGACTTGGACATCTTGTGGCCGTCGTAGGCCACCATCCCGCCGTGGGTGTAGATCTCGGCGAACTCCTTGCCCGCGGAGCGGGCGTGGGAGCCGGACATCTCGTGGTGCGGGAAGACCAGGTCGGAGCCGCCGGCCTGGACGGTGAACCCGGAGCCGAGGTGCTCGAGCGCGATCGCGGTGCACTCGATGTGCCAGCCGGGGCGGCCCGGGCCGTAGGGCGATGGCCAGGCCGGCTCGCCGGGGCGCTCGGCGCGCCACAGCAGCGGGTCGAGCGGGTCCTTCTTGCCGGGCCGCTCGGGGTCACCGCCGCGCTCGCCGAAGAGCTCGAGCATCTCCTCACGAGACATCCGCGACTCCTCACCGAAGGCGTCGTCGACGGCGACCGAGGCGTAGACGTCCTCGTCGACCTTGTAGATCGCGCCGGCCTCCTCGAGCTCACCGATCAGCGAGAGCACCAGCGGGATCGACTCGACGGCGCCGATGTAGTGCTGCGGCGGGAGGACCCGCAGCGCCTCCATGTCCTGCCGGAAGAGCTCGGTCTCGCGCTCGGCGAGCGCCTCCCACTCGATCCCGACCTTGTCGGCCCGCTCGAGCAGCGGGTCGTCCACGTCGGTGACGTTCTGCGTGTAGCCGACCTCGTAGCCGGCGTTGAGCCACGCCCGGTGGAGCAGGTCGAAGGCGACGTAGGTGTTGGCGTGGCCCATGTGGGTCGCGTCGTAGGGCGTGATGCCACAGACGTACAGCGAACGGCGGCCCTGACCCTCGGTCGGGACGACGGCGTCCCGCTGATGGTCATAGACCTGCACCTCGGGCCCTTTGACGGACAGTTCTGGGACTTCGGGTGCAGACCATGCGCGCATGGGTGCAGCCTACTTGGCGAGGCCCACGTGTCTCAGAAAGGCGGCCACGGGATGACATGTCGGTCGTATCCCGGCCGCGGGAAGGACCCTTCGGCGAGCAGTACCTCGCAGCGGTGACCGAGCGCGTCGACCTCCCGCCCCGTCAGGTACGCAGCCAGCCCCCGCCCCAGCGCACCGGAGAGCCCCGCGTGGATCGTCCGGATACCGGCGAGCTCCTCGTCGGAGAAGCCCAGCCCGTGCCATCCCCACAGGATGGTGCGCAGCTTAGGCTCCTCGTGGAAGGTCAGCCCGTGGTCGCAGCCGTAGCGGTGCCCACCGGCGAGCGGCAGGACGTGACCGCCCTTGCGGTCGGCGTTGTTGGTGATCGCGTCGAAAACGGCCATCCGCCGCAGCTCGGGCGTGTCCTCGTGGACGAGGGTCACCACCCGGTCGCGCTCGTCGTAGCCGTCGAAGACCTTCAGGTAGCCGGCCGGCACCTCGCCCTCGGGCACGATCGTGACCGGCTCGACGCTCTCGTCGGCGTCGACCCAGCGCTGGATCATCCCCGGACCGTGCGGCCCGTCGCCGAGCCAGGTCTCGGGGACCACCGACCAGCCCAGCGCCTCGGAGACCAGGTACGAGGCGACCTCGCGATGCGCGAGGTTGCCGTCGGGAAAGTCCCACAGCGGCCGCTCCCCCGCGATCGGCTTGTAGACCACCTCGGACTCGCCGAGCGTGGCCAGGAAGGTCGCGTTGGAGGCCGTCGTCAGCCGTCCGACGAGCTCCAGAGCCCCGTCGTTCTCGGGGGCGCTGTGCTCCATCTCCGGGGCAGGCTCCACCGGATCAGACCGGGTCGCGCCGCTTGAACCCGTTCGCCCGGACGCACAGGTGCCCCTCGGGGTCGATCGGGTTGCCGCAGAACGGGCAGTTCGGACGTCCGGCGCCCAGCACCGCCTCGGCCCGCTTCACGAAGGCGCGGGCGTTGCGCGGGGCGATCCGGACCAGGAGCACCTCGTCGGGCTCCGGGTCGTCCAGCTCGATGGCCGCCACGGCGTCCTCGTCGACCAGCTGGCCGGTCTCGTCGACCTCGGCGATGATCTCGGTCTCGCTGATCGGGAAGACCTCGAGGACGACCTTGTCCTCGTCGGGGTCCCAGGCCAGCGTCATCGTGCCCGCGCGGAACTCCTCCTCGATCGGCTGCTCCAGCGGACCGTTGTCGTCGAGGTCGTAGGGAGCGATCGCAGGCACCACGGCGGGCGCCGACTTCATCACCTCGTCGAGGAGCTCGTCGAGCCGCTCGGCGAGCACGGTGACCTGCTGCTTCTCCAGGGCGACCGAGACGACCCGCGCTCCCTCACGCGCCTGGAGGAAGAACGTACGCGCCCCGGGCTCGCCGACGGTGCCGACGACGAATCGTTCGGGCGGGTCGAAGGCGTGCATCACAGGCATGCACAAACCTTATCCAGCAGAGTCCAAACCGTCGCCGGGACCCGCGCCACCGCCCACCACCGCGTCGTCGTTGCGGCGGCGCGACGGCTTGCGTCCCTTCTTGGCGGCCGGCTTCGGGGCCAGCCACGACAGGTCGCCGGCGTGGGTGTTGGTGGCCAGGACGGAGGGCCGGCCCTCGCCGTAGCGCACCACGGAGATCGAGGCCGGGTCGACGTGCAGCCGCTGGAAGAGGTCCAGGTGCATGCCGAGCGCGTCGGCCAGGATCGACTTGATCAGGTCTCCGTGGCTCACGCACAGCCAGACCGCCGAGTCCCCGTGGGCCGCGGTGACGGCGGCGTCGTGGCGGCGTACGGCCTCCACTGCCCGGGCCTGCATCGCGGGCATCGACTCCCCGCCGGGGAAGGTGACCGCCGAGGGCTGGGTCTGCACCGTCTTCCACAGCTTGCGGCGCGCCAGGGTGGTGATCTTCTCCCCCTGCCACTCGCCGTAGTCGCACTCGGAGACGCCGTCCTCGACGACGACCGCAGGCTGCTCAGCGCGCCCCTCCAGGATGACCGACATCGTCTGCTGGCAGCGCTCCATCGGGCTGGTAACCGCCAGCGCCAGCGGAACCGGCGCGATCCGCTCGGCCGCCTTGGCGGCCTGCTCCAGGCCGCGCTCGTCCAGCCTCACGCCGGGCAGCCGTCCGGCCAGGGTGCCGGATGCGTTCGCCGTCGTACGGCCGTGTCTCACCAGGATCATCGTCGCCACGGTTGGCGACCCTATCCATCCCGCCGAAGCATGCCCACAGTGCCGGGCCCCATGCCTTAACCTGACAGCGTGATCGTCGACAGCGCTCTCTACCGCGCCGGTGAGCGTGACAAGACCGACTGCGCGCCCCACGACTACGCCACGCTGCGCAGCGGCGTGAAGGACGCGGGCGACTTCGTCTGGCTCGGGCTCTACCAGCCCAGCCAGTACGAGCTCGACGAGGTCGCCCAGGCCTTCGGCCTGCACCCGCTCGCCGTCGAGGACGCGCTCACCGCCCACCAGCGACCCAAGCTGGAGCGCTACGAGGGCGGCATGTTCCTGGTCGTCAAGACGCTCTGGTACGTCGATGCCGAGGACGCTGTCGAGACCGGTGAGGTCGCCTTCTTCATCGGCACCGACTACGTGATCACGGTCCGCCACGGTCGCGGCTCTCGGCTCGCGCCGGCGCGTGAGCTGCTGGAGACCAGCGACGAGCAGCTCCTCACCGAGGGCTCCTACTCCGCCGTCTACGCCGTGGTCGACTACATCGTCGACGGCTACGTCGACGTCGCCACCGAGCTCACCAAGGACGTCGACGAGGTCGAGACCTCCGTCTTCTCCGACGAGCGCACCCACGACTCCGCCCGGATCTACCGCCTGCGTCGCGAGCTCGCCGAGGTACGCCGCGCCGTGATGCCGCTGCGGGAGCCGGTGCGCCGCTTCGCCAACGGCGAGGGTGACATCGACCCCGACCTGCGCCCCTACTTCCGCGACGTCCTCGACCACCTCTCCTCCATCGTGGAGTCGATCGAGAACCTCGAGACGCTGCTCTCCTCGGCCTTCGAGGCCCACCTCGCGCAGCTCTCGCTGCAGCAGAACGACGACATGCGCAAGATCTCCGCGGGCGCGGCGATGATCGTCGTGCCGACCCTCATCGCCGGGATCTACGGGATGAACTTCACCCACATGCCCGAGCTGTCCTGGACCTTCGGCTACCCGTTCGCGCTGCTGCTCATGGTCGCCGTCATGGCCGGGCTGTGGGTCTTCTTCCGGAAGTCGGGCTGGTTCTAGTCGAGCTGCTCGACCGGGCGGGCACCGAGGTGCTCCTTGTCGCACCACAGGGACAGGTCGTCGGCGAACTCCGAATCGGCCTCGCCACCTTGTGCATCGAGCTGCTCGCCCTGGTACCACTCGGTGAGCTCCGCGGCGTCCTCGAACCCGGCCGGCATCCGCGGACCCCGGTAGCGGACCGCGACGACCTCGTCCTCGCGCAGCGAGATCATCCAGGCCCAGCCCACGTCGTCACCCGTGGCGGGCTGCCAGGCGAAGACCAGCGGACCCCGCTGTCTCTTCGTGGTCACGCAGTGCGCGCGGAGCGCTGGCGCCGCACAGGGCTCCCGGGTCATCCAGTCGGGCGGAGCCGGCGCGGCGAGGACGTCGATGTCGGCATCCGGCACGCCCGTGAACCCGGGTGAGGAACGCTGCAGCAGCCGCCCCCCGATGGCGTCGGGACCGAACTTCTCGCGCAGCGGCGAGCGGATGACGCCCTGGTAGTAGCCGTAGCCGCCCCGGCCGCCGACGTAGGCCTGGGCGATGCCGTGGTCGGTGTTGCGAACCAGCTCGTACGCGTCGGGGTCGGGCTCGCCGCCCTTCCAGTCGTCGAGCTCCTCACCGAGCGCGAGGGTCGAGGCGCTCGCCTGGTAGCGCAGGCGCGGGTCCTCGACGACGGCGACCAGCGTCTCGACAGCGATCGGCATGTCGAGCCTGCGGGGGTCACCGGTGATCGTGGGCCCGGAGTAGCCGATCGAGGCGGTCTCGCCGCCCTCGCGCAGCAGCACGATGTCGACGACGCCGGGGTCCTCCTCGGGCTCCTCCTCGGTCCAGCGCAGCTGCATCTCGGCGTTCGTCACCTCGGTCGGCAGGTCGACGCAGTGCTGCCCGAGCTCGCGCCGACACCCCTCACTGCCCTCGGGCGGCTGGGCCGAGACGGCGACGCTCACCAGGTCGCCGTCGTACTCGCCGTCGGTGCCGTAGCGAAGGTCGACCGAGACCTGCTCGGGCGGCGTGGACTCATCGGTGTAGGAGGCAGCCCGGGTCGAGGTGTCGGTGGGCAGATGCTCGAGCGCGACCGCAGCGACGGCACGGTGGGTGATCCGGCCGGGGTCGCCGCCGGCGTCGACGGCCTGGCTGGAGCAGCCCGAGATGAGCCCGATGCCGACGGCGACCCCGACCGCGGCGACCTTGGCGGAGGCGATCATCAGTGCAGGAACGTGAACAGCGGCGAGTCCGGCTCGATCCGCTCGATGAGCAGGTCGCTGGCGCCCATCCGCTCCAGCAGCCCCTGGAGCCCGTCGGCGGAGTCGAGGTCGATGCCGATCAGCGCGGGGCCGTGCTCTCGGTTGGACTTCTTGACGTACTCGAAGACCACGATGTCCTCCCCGTCGGCGAGCACGTCGTCGAGGAAGCCGCGCAGCGCACCGGGCGCCTGCGGGAAGGAGACCAGGAAGTAGTGGCGCAGCCCCTGGTGGATCAGCGCCCGCTCGAGCACGTCGGCGTAGCGGGAGACGTCGTTGTTGCCACCGGAGAGGACGGCTCCGATCCGGGTGGCGCCACGCAGGTCGATCTGCCCCAGGGCGGCCACCGCGAGCGCGCCGGCGGGCTCGGCGATGATCCCCTCGGTCTGGTAGAGCTCGAGCATCTCCACGCAGATCGCGCCGACCGGCACGGAGACGAGCTCGTCGACGTACTCCTTGACGATCGGGTACGTCACCGTCCCCGCGGTCGCGACCGCGGCCCCGTCCACGAAGGTGTCGAGCGTGTCGAGCCGCACCGGCCCACCGGCCTCGATCGCGGCGGCCATCGAGGCGGCACCCGCGGGCTCGACGCCGATGATCCGGGTCTGCGGCCAGACCTCGCGCACCCAGGTCGCCACCCCGGAGGCGAGCCCGCCGCCACCGACCGGCAGCAGCAGGACATCCAGGGGCGAGGTGATCTGCGAGGTCAGCTCGTAGCCGACCGTGCCCTGCCCGGCGATCGTGCGGGGGTCGTCGAAGGCGGAGACATAGGTGGCGCCGAGCCCGCGCCCGAGCTCGTAGGCATAGGCCGAGGCCTCGTCGTAGGTCGACCCGTGCAGCGTGAGCGTCACATGCGAGCCGCCCAGAGCGGTGATGCGGTCGCGCTTCTGCTTGGGCGTGTTGGTCGGCACCACGATGTGGCCGGGCACGCCGAGGCGGGCGCACGAGATCGCCACGCCCTGGGCGTGGTTCCCGGCGGAGGCGCACACGACGCCGCGCTCGAGCTCCTCGGGCGTCAGCGAGCTCATCAGGTTGTAGGCGCCCCGGACCTTGTAGGAGCGCCCGAGCTGCAGGTCCTCGCGCTTGAGCAGGACCTCGGCGGCGTACCTCTCCGAGAGTCTGACGGAGCGCTCGACCGCCGTGCGCGTGGCGATCGTGCGCGCGGCGGCTTCCTCGATCGCTGCGGGTGTTACGGCAGGCTTCTTGCCAGACTCAGACACATGCCTGAGTTTGTCACGATCACCACTCGGTGAGCACACCCACGCCGACGAGGACCAGAACCGCGACACCGAGGACGACCCGGTAGATCACGAACGGCGTGTAGGTGTTGCGCGAGAGGTACTTCAGCAGCCACGCGATCACCGCGTAGCCGAGGACGAACGAGACGATCGTGGCCACGATCGTGGGGCCCCAGCCGTAGAGGTTGTCCTCGTGGGCGATGTCCTTCATCTCGAACAGGCCGGCCCCGAAGACCGCCGGGAGCGCCAGCAGGAAGGCGTACTCGGTCGCCGTGGCACGCTCGTAGCCGAGCGCCCGGCCCATCGAGATCGTCGCACCCGAGCGGGAGACGCCCGGGATCAGCGCACAGGCCTGCGCGCAGCCCATCAGGATCGCGTCGCGCCAGGACAGGTCGTCGAAGCGCTTGCGGTTCTCGCCGATCCGGTCGGCGATACCGAGCACGATGCCCATCACGACGAGCATGGTGCCGACGACGTAGAGGCTGCGCAGGTCCTTCTCGATGATGTCCTGCAGCAGCAGCCCCATCACCACGATCGGGATCGAGCCGACGATGATGAACCAGCCCATCCGGGCGTCGGTGTGGCTGCGGAGCTCGGCGTCGAACAGGCTGCGGAACCAGGTGGAGATGATGCTCCAGATGTGCTTGCCCATGTAGGCGAGCACCGCCAGCTCGGTGCCGATCTGGATCACGGCCGTGAACGCCGCGCCGGGATCACCCCAGCCGAGCAGCTCGGGGAAGATGCGCAGGTGTGCGCTGGATGAGATGGGCAGGAACTCGGTGAGTGCCTGAAGGATGCCCAGTGCGATCGCCTGCAGATAATCCACGGGCGCAAACTCTAAAGGGCACGTACGCAGCGCCCGACCGCTGCCTCCCTCTCGTTGTGTCCGCCGTCACGCCAGCGTGTCCGGCCGGGGCCTCGCGGAGGGCACCGATAGATTGTCCTCATGCAGAGCCGACTCCTCGGAGCCACTGGGCTGCGAGTCTCGTCTCTCGCCCTGGGCACCATGACCTGGGGCAGCGTGACCGATGAGCACGAGGCCCGTGAGCAGCTTGCCGGCTTCGCCGAGGCCGGTGGCACGCTCGTCGACACCGCCGCCGGCTACGGCGACGGAGCCTCCGAGAAGCTCCTCGGCTCGCTCCTGGCCGAGAACGTGATGAGCCGCGACGACGTCGTCCTGGCGACGAAGGGCGGGATCACCTGGCGCGGCGGCAGCCGCGGGGTCGACACCTCCCGTGGTGCCCTGCTGACCAGCCTCGACGCCTCGCTCCGCCGGCTCGGCGTGGACCACGTCGACCTGTGGCAGGTGCACGTCTGGTCCCCCGAGGTGCCGCTCGAGGAGACCCTCTCGGCGCTCGACATGGCGCTGAGCAGCGGCCGGGCGGCCTACGTCGGCGTCTCCAACTACACCGGGTGGCAGACCGCCCAGGCCGCCACCTGGCAGCGGGCCGTGCCGGGGCGGGCGACACTGGCCTCGACGCAGGTGGAGTACTCCCTGCTGGCCCGCGACGTCGAGTACGAGGTCGTGCCGGCGGCCGGGGCCATGGGGATGGGCGTGCTGGCCTGGTCGCCGCTGGCCGGGGGCGTGCTGACCGGGAAGTACCGCACCGGCATCCCGTCGAACTCCCGCGGCGCCGACCCGAACTTCTCGTCCCGGGTGGACGTCTACGACGACGAGCGCTCGCGCGGCATCGTCACCGCCGTCGCCAAGGCCGCCGAGGGCCTGGAGTGGACGCCGCTGCAGGTCTCGCTGGCCTGGGTGCGCGACCGCCCGGGCGTGACCGCCCCGATCATGGGGGCGCGCACCGCGGCGCAGCTCAAGGAAGC from Nocardioides luteus includes:
- a CDS encoding PAC2 family protein codes for the protein MIEIEETRDLVDPVVIAAFEGWNDAADAASGTVDHLMDVWHARVVAEIDPEDFYDYQVNRPVTGTDENGFRTITWPTTQVAVCSPPDLDRDIILVRGIEPNMRWKQFVSEILECVDDLGGQLVVTLGALLADAPHTRPIPVSGTATEPDLVDRLKLDSPSYEGPTGIVGVIQEACVQSDIPAVSYWAAVPHYVAAPPCPKATLAIINKLEDLLQCSIPLGDLPEDSRAWERGVNDLAEEDEDVSDYVRSLEEARDTADLPEASGDAIAREFERYLKRRSDDS
- the mshC gene encoding cysteine--1-D-myo-inosityl 2-amino-2-deoxy-alpha-D-glucopyranoside ligase; this encodes MRAWSAPEVPELSVKGPEVQVYDHQRDAVVPTEGQGRRSLYVCGITPYDATHMGHANTYVAFDLLHRAWLNAGYEVGYTQNVTDVDDPLLERADKVGIEWEALAERETELFRQDMEALRVLPPQHYIGAVESIPLVLSLIGELEEAGAIYKVDEDVYASVAVDDAFGEESRMSREEMLELFGERGGDPERPGKKDPLDPLLWRAERPGEPAWPSPYGPGRPGWHIECTAIALEHLGSGFTVQAGGSDLVFPHHEMSGSHARSAGKEFAEIYTHGGMVAYDGHKMSKSRGNLVFVSALRNSEIDPMAIRLVLLGHHYRDDWEWTDAKLFDAVDQIAEWRKAVALGRGAPAAPVVETVLGALADDLDAPRAVQAVDAWVAATLGEGGLAETSDALAGETIAKLVDAALGIKL
- a CDS encoding SCO1664 family protein, whose amino-acid sequence is MEHSAPENDGALELVGRLTTASNATFLATLGESEVVYKPIAGERPLWDFPDGNLAHREVASYLVSEALGWSVVPETWLGDGPHGPGMIQRWVDADESVEPVTIVPEGEVPAGYLKVFDGYDERDRVVTLVHEDTPELRRMAVFDAITNNADRKGGHVLPLAGGHRYGCDHGLTFHEEPKLRTILWGWHGLGFSDEELAGIRTIHAGLSGALGRGLAAYLTGREVDALGHRCEVLLAEGSFPRPGYDRHVIPWPPF
- a CDS encoding DUF3090 domain-containing protein, whose translation is MPVMHAFDPPERFVVGTVGEPGARTFFLQAREGARVVSVALEKQQVTVLAERLDELLDEVMKSAPAVVPAIAPYDLDDNGPLEQPIEEEFRAGTMTLAWDPDEDKVVLEVFPISETEIIAEVDETGQLVDEDAVAAIELDDPEPDEVLLVRIAPRNARAFVKRAEAVLGAGRPNCPFCGNPIDPEGHLCVRANGFKRRDPV
- a CDS encoding histidine phosphatase family protein, whose protein sequence is MATMILVRHGRTTANASGTLAGRLPGVRLDERGLEQAAKAAERIAPVPLALAVTSPMERCQQTMSVILEGRAEQPAVVVEDGVSECDYGEWQGEKITTLARRKLWKTVQTQPSAVTFPGGESMPAMQARAVEAVRRHDAAVTAAHGDSAVWLCVSHGDLIKSILADALGMHLDLFQRLHVDPASISVVRYGEGRPSVLATNTHAGDLSWLAPKPAAKKGRKPSRRRNDDAVVGGGAGPGDGLDSAG
- the corA gene encoding magnesium/cobalt transporter CorA, giving the protein MIVDSALYRAGERDKTDCAPHDYATLRSGVKDAGDFVWLGLYQPSQYELDEVAQAFGLHPLAVEDALTAHQRPKLERYEGGMFLVVKTLWYVDAEDAVETGEVAFFIGTDYVITVRHGRGSRLAPARELLETSDEQLLTEGSYSAVYAVVDYIVDGYVDVATELTKDVDEVETSVFSDERTHDSARIYRLRRELAEVRRAVMPLREPVRRFANGEGDIDPDLRPYFRDVLDHLSSIVESIENLETLLSSAFEAHLAQLSLQQNDDMRKISAGAAMIVVPTLIAGIYGMNFTHMPELSWTFGYPFALLLMVAVMAGLWVFFRKSGWF
- the ilvA gene encoding threonine ammonia-lyase IlvA, which gives rise to MSESGKKPAVTPAAIEEAAARTIATRTAVERSVRLSERYAAEVLLKREDLQLGRSYKVRGAYNLMSSLTPEELERGVVCASAGNHAQGVAISCARLGVPGHIVVPTNTPKQKRDRITALGGSHVTLTLHGSTYDEASAYAYELGRGLGATYVSAFDDPRTIAGQGTVGYELTSQITSPLDVLLLPVGGGGLASGVATWVREVWPQTRIIGVEPAGAASMAAAIEAGGPVRLDTLDTFVDGAAVATAGTVTYPIVKEYVDELVSVPVGAICVEMLELYQTEGIIAEPAGALAVAALGQIDLRGATRIGAVLSGGNNDVSRYADVLERALIHQGLRHYFLVSFPQAPGALRGFLDDVLADGEDIVVFEYVKKSNREHGPALIGIDLDSADGLQGLLERMGASDLLIERIEPDSPLFTFLH
- a CDS encoding undecaprenyl-diphosphate phosphatase, yielding MDYLQAIALGILQALTEFLPISSSAHLRIFPELLGWGDPGAAFTAVIQIGTELAVLAYMGKHIWSIISTWFRSLFDAELRSHTDARMGWFIIVGSIPIVVMGLLLQDIIEKDLRSLYVVGTMLVVMGIVLGIADRIGENRKRFDDLSWRDAILMGCAQACALIPGVSRSGATISMGRALGYERATATEYAFLLALPAVFGAGLFEMKDIAHEDNLYGWGPTIVATIVSFVLGYAVIAWLLKYLSRNTYTPFVIYRVVLGVAVLVLVGVGVLTEW
- a CDS encoding aldo/keto reductase, which encodes MQSRLLGATGLRVSSLALGTMTWGSVTDEHEAREQLAGFAEAGGTLVDTAAGYGDGASEKLLGSLLAENVMSRDDVVLATKGGITWRGGSRGVDTSRGALLTSLDASLRRLGVDHVDLWQVHVWSPEVPLEETLSALDMALSSGRAAYVGVSNYTGWQTAQAATWQRAVPGRATLASTQVEYSLLARDVEYEVVPAAGAMGMGVLAWSPLAGGVLTGKYRTGIPSNSRGADPNFSSRVDVYDDERSRGIVTAVAKAAEGLEWTPLQVSLAWVRDRPGVTAPIMGARTAAQLKEALQVADLTLPPEIALALDDVSAV